In Arachis stenosperma cultivar V10309 chromosome 1, arast.V10309.gnm1.PFL2, whole genome shotgun sequence, one DNA window encodes the following:
- the LOC130979431 gene encoding uncharacterized protein LOC130979431 gives MADNGIQQPSQAELLAMIAKLHNEVRKIAEQSSKSPGGNSSHAREAEPLEITPPKEKLTLDNPFSEGGASDPILCRSFPTYLDGTALLWFSKIPASSISSFEDLARSFIEYFAALRIYVQGSDYLSTIKQGQHESLKDYMTRFAKATVEIPDLDPKVSSNRTATIHSDQTEARRCYNESLKNKSENNSKIELPKETYQVANISGTADLDPREDMQNRPSPTDDLEKVMPFGLKNASAIYQRLMDKVFRKQFGRNLEVYVDDMVVKIKQPQDHEDNLEEIFEQVRKHNMRLNPGKCAFGVTGDKFLDFMLTSRGVKANPKKCKAII, from the exons ATGGCAGACAACGGAATACAACAACCCTCACAAGCCGAACTACTGGCCATGATCGCGAAACTTCATAATGAAGTCCGAAAAATAGCAGAGCAGTCATCCAAGAGTCCAGGTGGGAACAGCTCTCATGCTCGAGAAGCCGAGCCATTGGAGATTACCCCACCAAAGGAGAAGCTCACACTTGACAACCCTTTCTCGGAGGGGGG TGCCTCTGATCCTATACTCTGTCGTTCTTTTCCAACTTATTTAGATGGTACTGCTTTACTTTGGTTTTCGAAGATTCCTGCAAGTTCCATCTCTAGCTTCGAGGATTTGGCGAGGTCTTTTATTGAGTATTTTGCAGCTTTGAGAATATATGTCCAGGGGTCGGATTACCTCAGCACCATCAAGCAAGGCCAGCATGAAAGTTTAAAGGATTATATGACCAGGTTCGCCAAGGCAACCGTAGAAATACCCGACCTCGACCCCAAG GTGTCTAGCAACAGAACAGCAACAATACACTCCGACCAAACAGAAGCTCGACGATGTTATAATGAAAGCCTAAAGAACAAATCAGAAAATAACTCAAAAATTGAGCTTCCAAAAGAAACCTACCAGGTGGCAAATATCTCAGGAACGGCCGACCTGGACCCCAGGGAAGACATGCAAAACAGGCCCTCACCAACAGATGACCTGGAGAAG GTTatgcctttcggccttaagAATGCAAGTGCTATTTACCAACGCCTCATGGATAAAGTCTTCAGAAAGCAATTCGGAAGAAACTTGGAGGTTTACGTCGATGATATGGTGGTAAAAATAAAACAACCACAAGACCATGAAGACAACCTCGAAGAAATATTCGAACAAGTCAGGAAACATAACATGCGACTCAACCCCGGAAAGTGCGCATTCGGCGTAACTGGCGATAAGTTCCTCGACTTTATGCTGACATCTAGAGGCGTAAAGGCAAATCCAAAAAAGTGCAAGGCAATAATATAG